TTGAGAGAGCCAGAACCCGGCGTTTGCTGGGCCAGCTCAATGATCAGCAACTCTCGGACCTAGGCATCAGCCACGCGGATCGGATTAATGAATTGGATAAACCGTTCTGGCGCTAGGCCGCTGCTTTAACAGAAGGGACTGTTCGAACCGATAAAAGCAGGCCTAATATCAAGCCAGAACGTGGCGAGCGCTGT
This region of Pseudomonas mandelii genomic DNA includes:
- a CDS encoding DUF1127 domain-containing protein; this encodes MDNLLNVSAPALLKKPRLHRLKRLLQSLAAALERARTRRLLGQLNDQQLSDLGISHADRINELDKPFWR